From a single Lactococcus allomyrinae genomic region:
- a CDS encoding vWA domain-containing protein, translated as MSKKRFKKSIKLFAILALVLPLFSGFGTIRTSGETSGAINPNYQDQESDIGGSGRPLAANTWKVADHERVLNHTGNTIRGINNFITNAPDASESDFPEIGSSNTLDNTWIQYGTMSQPEFDITQFAKETKTPGLYDVFTHVKGYRHVLTKPLDVILVSDFSASMDSQSRMNYWRGAVNEFSNLLTNYEGVKADDVRVGHVAFGSKVYNTGNDANTATYFNLKNYGQAAEDLKRIANPQQTPISLSSNYTFTQAGLRAAQNMFDVTDGSRERIVILLTDGIPTFSNSITAFDNKNSNNTIDIGEVTETTGEGNSTIRDGVPAAQTPSGANTTVAGNGNGYNNSGRIIDWSQGVNGGLRPRNAVGSSSSNPQYDNVFPATIFQADKMQQDGIQLYGIGMNIAATNTSGTERGFNIEEVKKNFERLVDGENYDYESNESKFTNFPGGDFHLISQKLSGILQDHLNTVNNGQINIKIGEQFNLESSSVKANLVGTGGNIGAIDTSANDSIVLSDISLGANQEVQIYHQVRIKTEDKNFVPEQWYHISDPVATQFVNNTNSVNSRAEALFAVPSGNAPGVDLDFAKHWVANLESIPKQLELVLGRSTENGISDWEKSVLLSSEEDWRASLSKLPKFSNLGLDFNYKVNNEIFSDEDKNLSNVYQWDVTGTTDMTVVNTERFRLQLIKTSNHTNKPLAGVEFILKNSEGKEVARDRTGESGEILFEDFRLNYGEEYRLSETTPAGHKPTEPWTIRAEIKEGKPVVFVGDEKVELDAENNRFVLTLNITNEINVEAFKNSVKVDKRDAVTGQSISGAHFNLYHLNALSDDLADLTALESFDNLLPGLYALQEVAAPNGYFRNDEVQYFRIDFEGGFTAINAEGEEVPFLEEAEIGQNGFIFEKDEENNPILTLIFHNQAAPPLYLEVTKWDADFTSPLAGVTFELTKVGRINGEDGNTSASEPVTPLRLFDSVALDDTVLLKSNDSGHLSPLDDEGNLIENADPIELDYDTEYQLVKKDTVGLFPNFGELSQWTIKTPTAAKVQEHANANSAITISGDDLIETPDEAISDSVVHPPSPVGYVSLITTQNADFKPMVNLESNARAALKMSRNTEASAYVISFEVHSNITHPFTIEKVDARTNAPMDTQFILRWVQRFVPATDFDSLKTLNLEDLELSGGEDEDSETEVDVSTGATLSTVNGSKTLDHMSRGNLYIISEDTPPAGYQPTNTVIVAYMDEAQGYSDVADIHIRLARRSANNPNLLEFGALEEFPEYRGTLDDKIGLVFANFELGEPNDGNGDNDGNNEDVKDEGSSKLPSLGVVSAGITGIGALVLIATYLMKRYLKK; from the coding sequence ATGAGTAAAAAAAGATTTAAAAAGTCAATAAAGCTTTTTGCGATTCTGGCTCTGGTTCTCCCCTTATTTAGCGGATTTGGTACAATCAGAACATCAGGAGAAACATCTGGTGCGATTAATCCGAATTATCAAGACCAAGAATCTGATATTGGAGGAAGCGGACGACCTTTGGCAGCTAACACTTGGAAAGTTGCTGACCATGAACGGGTTCTGAATCATACAGGAAATACTATAAGAGGAATAAATAATTTTATAACAAATGCACCTGATGCTTCAGAAAGTGATTTTCCAGAAATAGGCTCAAGTAATACATTAGATAATACCTGGATTCAATATGGTACAATGTCACAACCAGAATTTGATATCACTCAATTTGCTAAAGAAACTAAAACTCCTGGTCTATATGATGTCTTCACTCATGTTAAAGGCTATCGGCATGTCTTAACCAAGCCGCTTGATGTTATTTTAGTATCAGATTTTTCGGCGTCTATGGATAGTCAATCGCGTATGAATTATTGGCGAGGGGCAGTCAACGAATTTTCAAACTTACTAACCAATTATGAGGGAGTAAAAGCGGACGATGTTCGAGTGGGACACGTTGCTTTCGGGTCAAAAGTATATAATACAGGAAACGATGCAAATACTGCGACCTACTTTAATTTGAAAAATTATGGTCAGGCTGCGGAAGATTTAAAAAGGATTGCTAATCCTCAACAAACACCGATTTCGCTTTCCTCTAATTATACGTTCACTCAAGCTGGACTTCGTGCAGCTCAAAATATGTTTGACGTAACTGATGGAAGTCGTGAAAGGATTGTTATCTTACTGACAGATGGGATTCCGACGTTTTCTAATTCAATAACGGCATTTGATAATAAAAATTCTAATAATACTATAGATATTGGTGAAGTTACAGAAACGACTGGTGAAGGGAACTCAACAATACGTGATGGCGTCCCAGCGGCACAGACTCCATCTGGTGCTAATACTACTGTTGCAGGTAATGGTAATGGATACAATAATTCTGGGCGTATTATTGATTGGTCTCAAGGAGTTAATGGTGGCCTTCGTCCTAGAAATGCTGTAGGTTCTAGTTCTAGTAACCCTCAGTATGACAATGTTTTTCCAGCGACAATCTTTCAGGCAGATAAGATGCAGCAAGATGGAATACAACTTTATGGTATTGGGATGAACATTGCTGCAACGAATACTAGTGGAACAGAACGTGGTTTTAATATTGAAGAGGTAAAAAAGAATTTTGAACGTCTAGTTGATGGAGAAAATTATGATTACGAAAGCAATGAATCAAAATTTACCAATTTTCCTGGTGGAGATTTTCATCTTATTTCTCAGAAATTGTCCGGTATACTTCAAGATCATTTAAATACTGTTAACAACGGGCAAATTAATATTAAAATTGGCGAACAATTTAATCTTGAATCAAGCAGTGTTAAAGCCAACTTAGTGGGAACTGGAGGAAATATTGGTGCTATAGATACTTCTGCTAATGATTCTATAGTATTATCTGATATCAGCTTAGGAGCTAATCAGGAAGTTCAAATTTATCATCAAGTACGAATCAAGACTGAGGATAAAAATTTTGTTCCAGAGCAGTGGTATCATATCTCTGACCCTGTAGCTACCCAATTTGTAAATAATACCAACTCTGTGAATAGTAGAGCTGAAGCGCTATTTGCGGTACCATCGGGTAATGCTCCTGGTGTGGATTTGGATTTTGCTAAACATTGGGTTGCTAATCTTGAAAGCATTCCTAAACAATTAGAGCTGGTGCTGGGCCGTTCTACAGAAAATGGAATTTCTGACTGGGAAAAATCAGTTTTATTAAGTAGTGAGGAAGATTGGAGAGCTTCACTGTCTAAACTTCCGAAATTTAGTAATCTTGGACTAGATTTTAATTACAAAGTTAATAATGAAATATTTTCTGATGAAGATAAGAATCTGTCTAATGTTTACCAGTGGGATGTAACTGGTACTACAGATATGACAGTTGTCAACACAGAACGTTTCCGTTTACAGTTGATTAAGACTTCCAATCATACTAATAAACCATTAGCAGGGGTAGAGTTTATCCTGAAAAATAGTGAAGGAAAAGAGGTTGCGCGTGATAGGACAGGTGAATCTGGGGAGATTCTTTTTGAAGATTTCCGATTGAACTATGGAGAAGAATATCGCTTGTCTGAAACAACGCCAGCGGGTCATAAACCAACAGAACCGTGGACAATAAGAGCAGAAATTAAGGAAGGAAAACCTGTAGTATTTGTTGGGGATGAGAAGGTAGAGTTGGATGCTGAGAATAATAGATTTGTTCTTACACTTAATATCACAAATGAGATTAATGTTGAAGCATTTAAAAATTCTGTAAAAGTTGATAAACGAGATGCAGTAACTGGGCAATCAATCTCAGGAGCACACTTTAACCTATACCATCTAAATGCGCTTAGTGATGATTTAGCGGATTTGACAGCTTTGGAAAGTTTTGATAATTTGTTACCTGGGTTGTATGCTTTACAAGAAGTTGCAGCACCAAATGGATATTTCCGTAATGATGAGGTTCAATATTTCAGAATTGATTTTGAGGGTGGATTTACCGCGATAAATGCTGAGGGTGAAGAAGTGCCGTTTTTAGAGGAAGCAGAGATTGGGCAAAATGGTTTTATCTTTGAAAAAGATGAAGAAAATAATCCTATACTTACCCTCATCTTTCATAATCAAGCTGCTCCTCCACTCTATCTTGAAGTAACAAAATGGGATGCTGACTTTACTTCTCCATTAGCAGGGGTGACTTTTGAACTGACAAAAGTTGGAAGAATCAATGGAGAGGATGGAAATACAAGTGCAAGTGAACCTGTTACTCCTTTGAGACTTTTTGATAGTGTAGCTTTGGATGATACTGTTTTATTAAAATCAAATGATTCTGGACATTTATCGCCTTTGGACGATGAGGGAAATCTGATAGAAAATGCAGACCCTATTGAATTAGATTATGATACAGAGTATCAACTAGTTAAAAAAGATACTGTTGGTTTATTCCCAAACTTCGGAGAATTGAGCCAATGGACAATTAAAACACCGACTGCTGCAAAAGTACAGGAACACGCTAATGCAAATAGTGCTATAACTATCTCAGGAGATGACCTAATTGAAACACCTGATGAAGCTATCTCTGATTCTGTTGTTCATCCGCCTTCTCCTGTAGGCTATGTTTCACTTATCACAACACAAAATGCAGATTTCAAACCAATGGTAAATCTAGAATCTAATGCAAGGGCTGCTTTAAAGATGTCACGTAATACTGAAGCATCAGCTTATGTTATTTCTTTTGAAGTTCATTCAAATATTACACATCCGTTTACGATTGAGAAAGTTGATGCAAGAACTAATGCTCCTATGGATACACAATTTATCTTACGATGGGTACAGAGATTTGTTCCTGCGACAGATTTTGATTCACTGAAGACTTTAAACCTTGAGGATTTAGAACTTTCTGGAGGGGAAGACGAAGATAGTGAAACAGAGGTAGATGTATCGACGGGTGCTACACTTTCAACGGTTAATGGTTCTAAAACACTGGATCATATGTCTCGGGGGAATCTTTATATTATTAGTGAGGATACTCCACCAGCTGGCTATCAGCCAACTAACACAGTGATTGTTGCTTATATGGATGAAGCTCAAGGTTATAGTGATGTAGCAGATATTCACATCCGCTTAGCCCGTCGTTCAGCTAATAATCCTAATCTTTTAGAATTTGGTGCCTTGGAAGAATTTCCTGAATATCGTGGAACTCTTGATGATAAGATAGGATTGGTTTTTGCTAACTTTGAACTTGGAGAACCTAATGATGGTAATGGAGATAATGACGGTAATAATGAAGATGTTAAGGATGAAGGAAGTTCAAAATTACCTAGTTTGGGAGTAGTTAGTGCTGGTATCACTGGTATAGGTGCCTTGGTATTGATTGCTACTTATCTCATGAAGAGATACCTGAAGAAGTAA
- a CDS encoding sensor histidine kinase, translating into MMKKGKLRIYFGYAAGVGKTYAMLEGAHEAQKDGIDVVAGYIEPHARPETMRLLDGLEKLPTKSLIYKGIKLQEFDIDAAIVRKPQIMLVDELAHTNGYGSRNKKRFQDIEELLRAGIDVYTTVNVQHIESLNDVIEKITGIRVNERIPDDIFDEADQIELVDIEPLDLLERLDKGKIYQKAQAYRAMQNFFTEEKLIALREIALRKTADQVNHSAVRMDKNRNSAYTKEHVLVCVSPSPSALHVIRSAARLAMAFKAEFTALYVGNAETESFSDEDKLRLRQSLRLAEQLGAKVSVVYGDDLPQQIVEYAKVSHVSKLVIGKSAEQPFWRRVNIVDFLSQTAPNLDIYVIPNGRALEETSHRKFYQLAKLHFSVSDLFKTLLMLVIVTVVGLAFRYWNFSVANIITIYILGVQINAVLTKGRIFSVISSVLSVLCFNYFFTAPYFTFVAFSPNYPVTFFIMLAAGLITATLIKRIQEQVRASAEKSYRTEILLQTNKELAQSDSVVDILEATAYQVEKLLERDIVVYPVEEGVLSEPHYFATGQSNRTLATYESYKEKGVAEWVMHNNKRAGATTSTLSASKYLYLSIRGKNQVFAVIGILMTEKSELEVFEKSVVFAILGEAALALEKEILREEQQKTELKMQQEQLRANLLRAISHDLRTPLTSISGHAKLLMESGQSLDELQKNELSAYIYDDAMWLINLVENLLSITKLDGDVELQLTTNIIDEVIEEALKHVDRHLSQHQFSLELSSEVLTAKMDASLMIQVLINIINNAVKYTPVGSMIVLSTQRLDGKMVVEVADDGVGIRDEAKLKIFDLFYTTGNRQVDSKRGLGLGLSLCKSIIVAHGGEIYARDNYPKGAIIGFTLPLVEVVLADGE; encoded by the coding sequence ATGATGAAAAAAGGAAAATTACGAATTTATTTCGGTTATGCGGCTGGTGTTGGGAAAACTTACGCTATGCTTGAAGGGGCGCATGAAGCCCAAAAAGATGGAATTGATGTGGTGGCTGGTTATATTGAACCTCATGCACGACCTGAAACCATGCGATTGCTGGATGGATTGGAGAAATTACCGACTAAGAGTTTGATTTATAAGGGAATTAAACTTCAGGAATTTGATATTGATGCTGCAATTGTAAGAAAACCGCAAATTATGCTAGTTGATGAGTTGGCACATACTAATGGTTATGGGTCACGGAATAAGAAAAGATTTCAGGATATTGAGGAGTTACTTCGGGCAGGAATTGATGTTTATACAACGGTGAATGTTCAGCATATTGAGAGCTTGAATGATGTTATTGAAAAGATAACAGGAATTCGTGTGAATGAAAGGATTCCTGATGATATTTTTGATGAGGCTGACCAAATAGAATTAGTTGATATTGAGCCGTTGGATTTGCTTGAACGTCTTGATAAGGGAAAGATTTATCAAAAAGCTCAAGCCTATCGTGCAATGCAAAATTTCTTTACAGAGGAGAAGTTGATTGCTCTTCGTGAGATAGCATTGCGCAAAACAGCTGACCAAGTGAACCATAGTGCGGTTCGCATGGATAAAAATAGAAATAGTGCTTATACGAAAGAGCATGTTTTGGTCTGTGTTTCTCCTTCACCATCAGCACTGCACGTGATTCGATCAGCGGCACGTTTGGCGATGGCGTTTAAAGCAGAATTTACGGCGCTTTATGTGGGAAATGCGGAGACTGAATCTTTTAGTGACGAAGATAAATTGAGGTTACGTCAGAGCTTACGGTTAGCTGAACAGCTAGGAGCAAAGGTTTCGGTTGTTTATGGGGATGACCTCCCTCAACAAATCGTAGAGTATGCCAAGGTGAGTCATGTGTCAAAGCTAGTAATAGGTAAAAGTGCGGAACAACCATTTTGGCGAAGGGTGAATATTGTTGATTTTTTAAGTCAGACGGCGCCTAATTTAGATATTTATGTCATCCCAAATGGGAGAGCACTGGAGGAGACATCACATCGAAAGTTTTATCAACTGGCAAAACTACATTTTTCTGTCAGCGATTTATTTAAAACTTTACTGATGCTTGTCATTGTGACGGTAGTCGGTCTGGCTTTTCGATATTGGAATTTCAGTGTTGCAAATATTATTACAATCTATATCTTAGGGGTTCAGATTAATGCTGTGCTGACAAAGGGAAGAATTTTTAGCGTTATTTCGTCAGTGCTTTCAGTGCTTTGTTTTAACTACTTTTTTACTGCTCCTTATTTCACTTTTGTGGCATTTAGTCCGAATTATCCAGTAACTTTTTTTATCATGCTTGCTGCAGGGTTAATTACAGCAACATTGATTAAGAGGATTCAGGAGCAAGTGAGAGCTTCTGCTGAGAAGTCTTATCGTACGGAAATTTTACTTCAAACCAATAAGGAATTGGCACAATCTGATTCGGTAGTAGATATTTTAGAGGCTACAGCTTATCAAGTTGAAAAATTGTTGGAGCGTGATATTGTTGTCTATCCTGTTGAAGAAGGCGTACTTAGCGAACCACATTATTTTGCTACGGGACAGTCTAATCGTACATTAGCCACTTATGAATCCTATAAGGAAAAAGGCGTAGCTGAGTGGGTGATGCATAATAACAAGCGAGCGGGAGCAACAACGAGTACTTTATCTGCTTCAAAATATTTGTATCTTTCTATTCGAGGTAAAAATCAGGTTTTTGCTGTGATTGGAATATTAATGACTGAAAAATCTGAACTGGAAGTTTTTGAAAAATCAGTCGTTTTTGCGATTTTAGGTGAGGCTGCACTAGCTTTGGAGAAAGAAATTTTACGTGAGGAGCAGCAGAAAACGGAGCTTAAGATGCAACAAGAGCAGCTTCGCGCTAACCTACTTCGTGCGATTTCTCATGATTTGCGGACACCACTGACAAGTATTTCAGGTCATGCAAAATTACTGATGGAATCTGGTCAAAGTCTGGACGAGCTTCAGAAAAATGAGCTTTCAGCGTATATCTATGATGATGCGATGTGGCTGATTAACTTAGTCGAAAATCTGCTCTCTATCACAAAATTGGATGGTGATGTGGAGTTGCAGCTAACAACAAATATCATTGACGAAGTGATTGAGGAGGCTTTGAAACATGTGGATAGGCATTTGAGTCAACATCAATTTAGTTTGGAACTATCATCTGAGGTGTTGACTGCGAAAATGGATGCTTCTTTAATGATTCAAGTATTAATCAATATTATTAATAATGCTGTAAAATACACGCCTGTTGGCTCAATGATTGTGCTAAGCACACAGCGTTTGGACGGAAAAATGGTGGTAGAAGTTGCTGATGATGGGGTTGGGATTAGAGATGAAGCAAAGTTGAAAATTTTTGATTTATTTTATACAACAGGAAATCGTCAAGTGGATTCAAAACGTGGTTTAGGTCTTGGTCTATCCTTGTGTAAGAGTATTATCGTGGCGCACGGTGGTGAGATTTATGCACGAGATAATTATCCAAAAGGTGCAATTATTGGTTTTACATTACCTTTAGTGGAGGTTGTTTTAGCAGATGGAGAATGA
- a CDS encoding response regulator transcription factor — translation MENDVIKILICEDDPSVNKLLSLTMEVEEYDYTAVQTGKDALRELVTHRPDVLILDLGLPDMDGREIIEKVRGFSQLPIIVVSARGEETDKIGALDAGADDYLTKPFSTDELLARLRVSLRRAKFADKNLSALTEKTEFINGWLRIDFLSKCVFVNGEEIHLTPIEYKLLCLLSENIDRVLTYHFIVKEIWGYYEEDFSALRVFANTLRKKIELNPAHPKIIQTHIGVGYRMVKIDEK, via the coding sequence ATGGAGAATGATGTGATTAAAATTTTGATTTGTGAGGATGATCCGTCAGTCAATAAATTATTGTCTTTAACGATGGAAGTTGAAGAATATGATTATACGGCGGTTCAGACGGGTAAAGATGCTTTACGTGAGTTAGTAACGCACCGCCCTGATGTATTGATTTTGGATTTGGGACTGCCTGATATGGATGGTCGTGAAATCATTGAAAAAGTGCGCGGTTTCTCACAACTACCGATTATTGTGGTGAGTGCGCGCGGTGAAGAGACGGATAAAATCGGTGCGTTAGATGCGGGTGCAGATGACTATTTGACGAAACCTTTTAGCACTGATGAGTTGTTAGCGCGTCTGCGTGTGAGCTTACGACGAGCAAAATTTGCTGACAAGAATCTGTCAGCACTGACAGAAAAAACAGAATTTATCAACGGCTGGCTGCGAATAGATTTTTTGTCAAAATGTGTATTTGTCAATGGTGAAGAGATCCACCTGACTCCAATTGAATACAAATTACTTTGTCTTTTGTCTGAAAATATTGATCGTGTTTTGACTTATCATTTCATTGTCAAGGAAATTTGGGGTTATTATGAGGAGGATTTTTCGGCTTTGCGTGTCTTCGCTAATACATTGCGCAAGAAAATTGAACTTAATCCAGCACATCCTAAAATTATCCAAACGCATATTGGCGTAGGTTATCGAATGGTTAAAATTGATGAAAAATGA
- the kdpF gene encoding K(+)-transporting ATPase subunit F, whose amino-acid sequence MFIVLGIIIILLAFYLFYALIHPERF is encoded by the coding sequence GTGTTTATTGTTTTGGGGATTATTATTATTTTATTGGCCTTTTATCTCTTTTATGCGCTGATTCATCCAGAGCGGTTTTAG